One window of Podarcis raffonei isolate rPodRaf1 chromosome 15, rPodRaf1.pri, whole genome shotgun sequence genomic DNA carries:
- the SUPT4H1 gene encoding transcription elongation factor SPT4, whose protein sequence is MALETVPKDLRHLRACLLCSLVKTIDQFEFDGCDNCDSYLQMKGNREMVYDCTSSSFDGIIAMMSPEDSWVSKWQRISNFKPGVYAVSVTGRLPQGIVRELKSRGVAYKSRDTAIKT, encoded by the exons ATGGCTCTGGAGACGGTGCCCAAAGACCTGCGTCACTTGCGGGCCTGCCTGCTCTGCTCGCTTGTGAAG ACCATTGACCAGTTTGAGTTTGATGGTTGTGACAACTGTGACTCCTACCTGCAGATGAAGGGGAACCGTGAGATGGTTTATGATTGCACCAGCTCTTCCTTTGATGG CATTATTGCCATGATGAGCCCTGAGGACAGCTGGGTCTCCAAGTGGCAGAGAATCA GTAACTTCAAGCCCGGTGTGTACGCAGTGTCTGTGACTGGCCGCCTACCCCAAG GCATCGTCCGGGAACTGAAGAGTCGCGGTGTGGCCTACAAGTCTCGGGACACAGCCATAAAGACCTAA